A part of Capsicum annuum cultivar UCD-10X-F1 chromosome 6, UCD10Xv1.1, whole genome shotgun sequence genomic DNA contains:
- the LOC124899518 gene encoding uncharacterized protein LOC124899518, with translation MTSNIAESLNSILRDEREYPVAAIFNSIAHRFGEIFRKRYTEVDNSKTTFMPIAEMILRENMTEGDKLYVNNINRSTKKFTVLGYGHTAKVNLSRRSCSYRKYDLVKLPCAHAMAALRLKNGDEYGTSISNYSSQIYSKESYLLAYLEPICAASLELEWNVAGEYLEM, from the coding sequence ATGACCTCAAACATCGCTGAGTCGCTCAACTCAATATTGCGCGATGAAAGAGAGTATCCAGTGGCAGCCATTTTCAATTCAATTGCACATAGATTTGGAGAAATATTCAGGAAGAGGTATACAGAGGTGGACAATTCAAAAACAACCTTCATGCCCATAGCCGAGATGATCTTGAGGGAAAACATGACCGAGGGGGACAAATTATATGTGAACAACATAAACagaagcaccaaaaaattcaccGTGCTTGGCTATGGTCATACAGCAAAAGTTAATCTTTCAAGACGGTCATGTTCTTACAGAAAGTACGACTTAGTGAAATTGCCATGCGCTCATGCAATGGCAGCATTGCGTTTGAAGAACGGGGATGAATACGGCACTAGCATTTCCAACTACTCTTCACAaatatattcaaaagaatcaTACCTCCTTGCATACTTGGAACCTATTTGTGCAGCATCACTTGAGTTGGAGTGGAATGTGGCAGGAGAGTATCTTGAAATGTAA